From Plectropomus leopardus isolate mb chromosome 17, YSFRI_Pleo_2.0, whole genome shotgun sequence, a single genomic window includes:
- the scpep1 gene encoding retinoid-inducible serine carboxypeptidase, producing the protein MDRTGPTYTALVLLAAVVTAGLCTPRAGKEAWNYVTVRDGAHIFWWLYYADSPSAQYQQLPLLMWLQGGPGGSGSGFGNFEEIGPLNRDLEPRKSSWVQAASVLFVDNPVGTGFSYSDRPDGYATNVAMVASDMLVLLQHFFTERAEFQAIPFYIFSESYGGKMAAAISLELTRAIAQGTVKCNFAGVALGDSWISPLDSVMTWGPYLYTTSLLDDYGLADVSGAAEAVKQAVEQQQFDKATELWSVAETVVEQNTNGVNFYNILTQEPDEKCHSAAGENFISLQTRRHICPLHSQSLSELMNGPIRKKLGIIPQNVTWGGQAEDVFSNMAGDFMKPVVDIVDQLLTAGVNVTVYNGQLDLIVDTMGQELWVKRLKWEGLPEFNKLRWTPLDDPSSSGITGAFFKTYKNFAFYWILKAGHMIPSDQGPMALQMMKMITQQD; encoded by the exons ATGGACAGGACCGGACCAACTTACACGGCGCTGGTTTTACTGGCTGCGGTTGTCACCGCTG GGCTTTGCACACCCCGGGCCGGTAAAGAAGCTTGGAACTATGTGACGGTGAGGGACGGGGCCCACATTTTCTGGTGGCTGTACTACGCTGACAGTCCGTCTGCTCAGTACCAGCAGCTTCCTCTGCTCATGTGGCTGCag GGTGGACCAGGAGGATCAGGAAGTGGCTTTGGGAACTTTGAGGAGATTGGACCTTTGAACAGGGACCTAGAGCCCAGAAAAAGCAGCTGG GTGCAGGCAGCAAGTGTGTTGTTTGTGGACAACCCTGTGGGCACTGGCTTCAGTTACAGTGACCGGCCGGACGGCTATGCTACTAATGTGGCCATGGTGGCCTCCGACATGCTGGTGCTGCTCCAACACTTCTTCACCGAGAGAGCAGAGTTCCAG GCCATTCCCTTCTACATCTTCTCTGAGTCTTACGGAGGGAAGATGGCAGCAGCTATCTCCTTGGAACTCACGAGG GCCATAGCACAAGGGACAGTGAAATGCAACTTTGCTGGTGTGGCACTTGGGGACTCGTGGATTTCTCCGCTGG ACTCTGTGATGACCTGGGGACCGTACCTCTATACCACC TCGCTGCTGGATGATTATGGCCTGGCAGATGTGAGCGGTGCAGCCGAGGCGGTGAAGCAGGctgtggagcagcagcagtttgacaagGCCACGGAGCTGTGGTCTGTGGCTGAGACGGTAGTGGAGCAG AACACCAATGGAGTTAACTTCTACAACATCCTGACCCAGGAGCCGGATGAGAAATGCCACTCTGCAGCAGGAGAGAACTTCATCT CTCTGCAGACACGTCGCCATATTTGCCCGCTACACAGCCAGTCCCTGAGCGAGCTGATGAATGGACCAATCAGGAAAAAATTGGGCATCATCCCCCAGAACGTCACCTGGGGAG GCCAGGCAGAGGACGTGTTCAGCAACATGGCAGGAGACTTCATGAAGCCTGTGGTGGATATAGTGGACCAGTTGCTGACTGCTGGAGTCAACGTCACCGTCTACAATGGACAGCTGGATCTCATAGTGGACACCATGG GTCAGGAGCTGTGGGTGAAGAGGCTGAAGTGGGAGGGGCTACCTGAGTTTAATAAGCTAAGGTGGACCCCCCTGGATGACCCCTCCTCTTCAGGCATAACTGGAGCTTTCTTCAAGACTTACAAGAATTTTGCATTCTATTGGATCCTTAAAGCTGGTCACATG ATTCCATCAGATCAGGGACCAATGGCCTtgcagatgatgaagatgatcaCTCAGCAGGACTGA
- the coil gene encoding coilin, giving the protein MAAHGNNFIRVRLHFDYPPPAVVDCRMCWMLVDVSKCRVVADLESSIREKFEFSRRSILSLFIEDCYLPHTESIYVVRDNDSVRVKVGCLAQLNGDSSCPGLAKENRRKRQRPTEEDGPGENEVNVEWKKKKRKKRSKESLERNTTQASGHEKKKKSKERMTRKMAQENGPTVTPKAVASPNLTSPGVTQALNTTKKPPVAQAKAQTVSSSDSSSSSSDEDEATQKTSAQKPEPKMPSLTPAAFKAPPTTKPVQAKSKPPPSLSSESTSSSDEATTVKSQPKNKLLTSTTPKGETSDNSRSPQALPALQPTEHAQKHDVSIAMPPQDKTTVPCNSDSEEEIELVIRQPMQQLAHGVGGQVSWRNRHLGQTRHGGSGGRGRGGGGGSIGHNEAKEPSCLIDSLSNMSVLLQNGAEGAPEKDYSSMPLLAAPPQVGQKIAFKLLELTENYTPEVSGYKEAKIVSFDPTTKQIELELLNISHAPVEPGKFDLVYQNPDGSESVEYAVSRGSQVTERWDSLLEPRLII; this is encoded by the exons ATGGCTGCACACGGTAACAACTTTATCCGAGTGCGCTTACACTTTGACTATCCGCCGCCAGCCGTGGTGGACTGCCGCATGTGCTGGATGCTCGTGGACGTCAGCAAGTGTCGCGTAGTGGCGGATCTGGAGAGCAGCATCAGAGAGAAGTTCGAGTTCAGCCGCAGGAGCATCCTCAGCCTGTTCATAGAGGACTGCTACCTGCCGCACACCGAGAGCATCTACGTGGTGCGGGACAACGACAGTGTCAG GGTGAAGGTGGGCTGTCTGGCTCAGCTGAACGGGGACAGCAGCTGTCCAGGATTGGCAAAAGAAAACcgcagaaagagacagagacccACAGAGGAGGATGGGCCAGGAGAAAATGAAGTAAATGTGGaatggaagaaaaagaagaggaaaaaaaggagcaagGAGAGCCTTGAGAGGAACACTACTCAAGCTTCAGGTcatgagaagaaaaagaaatcaaaagagAGGATGACAAGAAAGATGGCTCAGGAAAATGGCCCTACTGTCACACCCAAAGCAGTTGCTTCTCCCAACCTCACCTCACCTGGTGTCACCCAGGCCCTTAACACCACCAAGAAGCCCCCAGTGGCACAAGCAAAAGCACAGACTGTCTCTTCCTCAGATTCATctagcagcagcagtgatgagGATGAAGCTACCCAAAAAACATCTGCTCAAAAACCAGAGCCCAAAATGCCCTCCTTGACCCCTGCTGCTTTTAAGGCTCCTCCAACCACCAAACCTGTCCAGGCAAAATCAAAGCCTCCTCCTTCATTGTCTTCAGAAagcacctcctcctctgatGAGGCCACCACTGTGAAGAgccagccaaaaaacaaacttttaaccTCCACAACCCCCAAAGGAGAAACAAGTGATAATTCCAGATCTCCACAGGCTCTTCCTGCCCTGCAGCCCACAGAGCATGCTCAGAAACACGATGTGAGCATAGCGATGCCCCCTCAAGATAAAACCACGGTGCCTTGTAATTCAGACAGTGAAGAAGAGATCGAGCTGGTTATCCGACAGCCGATGCAGCAGCTGGCCCACGGTGTGGGTGGTCAGGTGTCTTGGAGAAACCGCCACCTCGGACAAACCAGGCATGGTGGTTCTGGAGGGAGGGGaaggggtggaggtggagggagcATCGGCCATAACGAAGCCAAGGAGCCATCCTGCCTGATTGATTCACTAAGCAATATGTCTGTGCTCCTCCAG AACGGAGCAGAAGGAGCTCCAGAGAAGGACTACAGCTCTATGCCCCTGCTAGCTGCCCCTCCACAGGTGGGGCAGAAGATTGCATTCAAG TTACTGGAGCTGACTGAGAACTATACTCCAGAGGTGTCAGGATATAAG GAGGCAAAGATTGTGAGCTTTGACCCAACCACCAAACAGATTGAGCTGGAACTACTCAACATCTCTCACG CTCCTGTGGAGCCTGGCAAGTTTGACCTGGTCTATCAAAACCCTGATGGCTCAGAGAGCGTGGAGTATGCAGTGTCCAGAGGCTCTCAG GTGACAGAAAGGTGGGACTCCCTGCTGGAACCAAGGCTCATCATTTAA